Proteins from one Erythrolamprus reginae isolate rEryReg1 chromosome 6, rEryReg1.hap1, whole genome shotgun sequence genomic window:
- the LOC139169336 gene encoding G2 and S phase-expressed protein 1-like, whose amino-acid sequence MEDRKTLDSECKTIDVPSNDFHLLTEEKFDFDLSLSPTSGNEDEVFIGPVGHKEKCIAVRLESHGESQIRSHAHDLPWSPPAGDKFVEIFKEAHLLALQLTIRLKEEKTAIVEKFVKESKSKLKIFEKGIGADKIPTNTRRETYCLCESPSKQLQKGLRQPVAIMDSPRSPQVSLNAPSPAKTDKLPKMDTVSSPQAKNNTSLKKSKFQTVKASSALRNNNYLVAGEPKQGKLPSSSNKIYSNSMGSSEDLLSDKSSIASDAGELSFSTSSSMPSKRTLPTPSKLEMKTRQPKPTNVHRGRNTSSSSSISSINSSFNSSLSISPKSGSVRTRHSSVTSKISIVKPIRGFSVNAAHSDASGKQPTTKCAKGNPVNIPKYKATLKSESAGSNLQKSLDSGLQKVLSKNISGNANTSSNFKLNSKAAAPNLKRENEVARVLQSNPVLSSSNIKSNAPFSTPVKQLERNVLKSCSAAKQTPDRRNSILPIYVGRSISGISTLTPKSVPRKMSSPNCLALRQVSSVSFKKTAGISSKCVTKNKTRMSSSTSSTEGDLSPPRIIPIALTFSPDKSSIKIEQDIIKKGETGEVILAKEDLLIEFETDKTPVATQECENKPLIDLNTPEITKPSPLKPTGQLIDLSSPLIKLSPEGNKENLPLLKF is encoded by the exons ATTTTCACCTCCTGACTGAAGAAAAATTTGATTTTGACCTTTCACTATCTCCCACAAG tggaaatgaagatgaagtttttattgGACCAGTGGGCCATAAAGAAAAATGCATTGCTGTGCGCCTTGAATCCCACGGAGAAAGTCAAATTCGATCACATGCACATGACCTCCCTTGGAGCCCTCCTGCAGGAGATAAATTTGTGGAAATATTTAAAGAAGCTCACTTGCTAGCTCTGCAGCTTACTATTCGTCTGAAGGAGGAAAAGACAGCGATTGTTGAAAAGTTTGTGAAAGAATCAAAGTCAAAACTGAAAATCTTTGAAAAAGGAATAGGGGCAGATAAAATTCCAACAAACACTAGAAGAGAGACATACTGTCTTTGCGAAAGCCCAAGCAAACAACTTCAGAAGGGTTTACGGCAACCTGTCGCAATAATGGACAGCCCACGTTCTCCCCAAGTGTCTCTAAATGCCCCAAGTCCTGCTAAAACAGACAAGTTACCTAAAATGGACACTGTATCCTCACCCCAAGCAAAGAATAACACAAGccttaaaaaaagcaaatttcagACTGTAAAAGCATCATCTGCACTTAGAAATAACAACTACTTAGTAGCAGGCGAG CCCAAGCAAGGAAAATTGCCTAGTTCTTCCAACAAGATTTACTCGAACAGTATGGGATCATCTGAAGATTTGCTCTCTGACAAATCAAGCATAGCTTCAGATGCAGGAGAATTGTCATTTTCTACCAGTTCATCCATGCCAAGCAAGAGAACTCTCCCTACTCCCAGCAAG TTGGAAATGAAAACGAGACAACCGAAACCTACTAATGTTCATAGGGGAagaaatacttcatcttcctcctctattTCCAGCATAAATTCAAGTTTCAATTCAAGTCTGTCAATTTCTCCTAAAAGTGGAAGTG TCAGAACAAGGCACTCTTCTGTAACAAGCAAGATTTCCATAGTTAAACCTATAAGAGGATTTTCAGTGAATGCTGCCCACTCTGATGCATCTGGAAAACAACCCACAACCAAATGTGCTAAAGGAAATCCTGTGAATATACCCAAATATAAAGCTACCCTGAAATCTGAGAGTGCAGGCAGTAATCTGCAGAAAAGTTTAGATTCTGGTCTTCAGAAAGTATTATcaaaaaacatatcaggaaatgcAAATACAAGTTCAAATTTCAAACTTAACTCTAAAGCAGCAGCTCCAAACCTAAAGCGAG aaaatGAAGTCGCCAGAGTATTGCAATCAAATCCAGTATTATCCAGTAGCAATATTAAAAG CAATGCTCCATTTTCCACACCTGTCAAACAATTAGAAAGAAATGTATTAAAATCCTGCTCTGCTGCGAAGCAGACTCCTGACAGAAGGAATTCTATATTGCCTATCTATGTTGGTCGAAGTATCTCAGGAATTTCAACACTGACCCCCAAATCAGTGCCCAGAAAAATGTCATCCCCTAATTGTTTAGCTCTTCGACAAGTCTCCAGTGTATCTTTTAAAAAGACTGCGGGAATCAG TTCTAAATGTGTGACTAAGAACAAGACACGGATGTCTTCAAGCACATCTTCAACAGAAGGAGACTTATCTCCACCAAGAATTATACCTATTGCGCTTACATTTTCACCAGATAAATCTTCTATCAAAATAGAACAAGACATTATTAAAAAGGGGGAAACAGGAGAAGTAATTCTAGCTAAGGAG GACTTGTTGATAGAATTTGAAACAGATAAAACACCAGTTGCCACCCAGGAATGTGAAAACAAACCTCTCATTGATCTTAACACTCCTGAAATAACTAAACCCTCTCCTTTGAAACCTACAGGGCAG CTAATAGATCTGAGCTCTCCTTTGATCAAACTAAGTcctgaaggaaataaagaaaatttaccTCTTCTGAAattctga